In Streptomyces capitiformicae, one genomic interval encodes:
- a CDS encoding phage head spike fiber domain-containing protein, giving the protein MTRLAALVGFGNTVTDSSITWTDITQWVDIVNAGVTVNNRGAQNEQSETQPATCSLVLDNSDGRFTAGRASSPYSPNVVLNCPIQVAVISADKNLMPNCSFESGVSEWTSSGTPTRVTDATHLQDGATAMKITWGAVSGQTMTSPVIYGLDIGQTYTFSAYVWVPTGDAPVQLSVAGSNIGSQSTVFDAFQRLTVSWTATSTSHQVRVRAVGTPAAGDVVWVDACQIEEGTSATTFDSNGAQTHNRFFGMVNDWPTEWEGLGSKVSITCTDIFKWFSRADALRPMLIQEVLLDGPLVYYPMGEGAESTSCGDESGTVGPSSLTTQQEGSGGTLTFATGAGPLDSLGTPTFTPLDAGNGQYLRADLGQEFRTQSTNQFILVEAWFSTSTGRNILTVFSSDEGYYQIWYVSSSTGFLMCESRHPQFGVSTDIVGGSDLRNGQVHHFVYEENFRAVYVDGVEQLGPFSGIHNTANLDTLHVGASQNGSNLWQGTVSHVALYVSGTLTAADLAGHYTTGTTAHSGETSSARMSRLASYVGLNVTTQGTTFSPVERQVSLGQSALQHLREVERTEDGKLLSSRSSAALLFQSRSLRYNPAPAFSVAYADLETKDVKLAYDDQKLVNTLSLSRPTGSQTRIVNTASRDTYGPYEPSTLELFTTTDTAMVDRGNWIVNRFGDPLPELRTVPLEASTLGLSTYRSILNADVSSAFTVTSLPDQAPASSLTCTIEGYSETITHRQHRLSLHTSRTDRDTRWVLDDATYSVLGTTTRLGF; this is encoded by the coding sequence GTGACACGGCTGGCGGCCTTGGTCGGGTTCGGGAACACCGTCACCGACAGCAGCATCACGTGGACCGACATCACGCAGTGGGTCGACATCGTCAACGCGGGCGTCACGGTCAACAACCGGGGTGCGCAGAACGAGCAGTCGGAAACCCAGCCCGCCACCTGCAGTCTGGTGCTGGACAACTCCGACGGCCGGTTCACCGCAGGCCGCGCGAGCAGCCCCTACTCGCCGAACGTGGTGCTCAACTGCCCCATCCAGGTTGCGGTGATCTCCGCAGACAAGAACCTGATGCCCAACTGCAGTTTCGAGTCGGGGGTGTCGGAGTGGACGAGCTCCGGTACCCCGACCCGGGTCACTGACGCCACGCACCTGCAGGACGGCGCCACCGCCATGAAGATCACATGGGGTGCCGTCAGCGGGCAGACGATGACGTCGCCGGTCATCTACGGCCTGGACATCGGCCAGACGTACACCTTCTCCGCCTACGTATGGGTGCCCACCGGGGACGCGCCGGTGCAGCTGTCCGTCGCGGGCTCGAACATCGGCAGCCAGAGCACGGTCTTCGACGCCTTCCAGCGGCTGACCGTGTCGTGGACGGCGACGTCCACGTCGCACCAGGTCCGTGTCCGTGCGGTCGGCACACCGGCCGCCGGTGATGTGGTGTGGGTGGATGCCTGCCAGATCGAGGAAGGCACCAGCGCCACCACCTTCGACAGCAACGGGGCACAGACCCACAACCGCTTCTTCGGCATGGTCAACGACTGGCCCACCGAATGGGAGGGCCTGGGCAGCAAGGTCAGCATCACCTGCACGGACATCTTCAAATGGTTCTCCCGCGCGGACGCGCTGCGGCCCATGCTGATTCAGGAGGTCCTGCTCGACGGGCCGCTGGTGTACTACCCGATGGGCGAGGGGGCGGAGTCCACCTCGTGCGGGGACGAGTCCGGAACCGTCGGCCCGAGCAGCCTGACGACCCAGCAGGAGGGCAGCGGTGGGACGCTCACCTTCGCCACCGGCGCCGGGCCGCTGGACAGCCTGGGCACACCGACGTTCACCCCGCTCGATGCGGGCAACGGCCAGTACCTGCGGGCAGACCTGGGCCAGGAGTTCCGGACGCAGTCGACGAACCAGTTCATCCTCGTCGAGGCATGGTTCTCCACCAGCACCGGCCGCAACATCCTCACGGTGTTCTCCTCCGACGAGGGCTACTACCAAATCTGGTATGTCTCCTCCTCCACCGGGTTCCTGATGTGCGAGTCCCGCCACCCTCAGTTCGGCGTCTCCACCGACATCGTCGGCGGCTCCGATCTGCGTAACGGCCAGGTACACCACTTCGTGTACGAGGAGAACTTCCGGGCCGTCTACGTCGACGGCGTGGAGCAGCTCGGGCCGTTCAGCGGCATCCACAACACTGCCAACCTGGACACTCTGCACGTCGGGGCGAGCCAGAACGGCAGCAACTTGTGGCAGGGCACGGTCTCCCACGTCGCCCTGTACGTGTCCGGCACCCTCACGGCCGCCGACCTGGCCGGCCACTACACCACCGGCACCACCGCGCACAGCGGCGAAACCTCCAGCGCCCGCATGTCGCGGCTGGCCTCCTACGTCGGGCTCAACGTCACCACCCAGGGCACCACGTTCTCGCCCGTCGAGCGGCAGGTCAGCCTGGGCCAGAGCGCGCTTCAGCACCTGCGGGAGGTAGAGAGAACCGAGGACGGCAAACTGCTGTCCTCACGCAGCAGCGCCGCCCTACTCTTCCAGTCCCGCAGCCTGCGCTACAACCCGGCGCCCGCGTTCTCCGTCGCGTATGCAGACCTGGAGACCAAGGACGTCAAGCTCGCCTACGACGACCAGAAGCTGGTCAACACGCTGAGCCTGTCCCGCCCGACCGGCTCCCAGACCCGCATCGTCAACACGGCCTCCAGGGACACCTACGGGCCGTATGAGCCGTCCACGCTGGAGCTGTTCACCACCACCGACACGGCCATGGTCGACCGCGGGAACTGGATCGTGAACCGGTTCGGCGACCCGCTGCCGGAACTGCGGACGGTCCCGCTGGAGGCCTCCACGCTGGGCCTGTCCACCTACCGGTCGATCCTGAACGCCGATGTCTCGTCCGCGTTCACCGTCACCAGCCTGCCGGACCAGGCGCCGGCGTCGTCACTGACCTGCACCATCGAGGGCTACTCAGAGACGATCACCCACCGCCAGCACCGCCTGTCGCTTCACACCTCGCGCACCGACCGGGACACCCGCTGGGTCCTCGACGACGCCACCTACTCGGTGCTCGGCACCACGACACGACTGGGGTTCTGA
- a CDS encoding sialidase family protein produces the protein MTSVPFTAGTGGYHTYRIPALALTRAGTLLAFAEGRVASASDTGNIDIVLRRSHDGGHTWSPQQVVTAHGTDTAGNPTVVVDPASGDVVLLSCRNGGSDTWAEIRTGAAPARRVYVQRSPDEGATWSAPVEITAQVRPDWMRWYATGPGAGVALSAGPHAGRLVVPCNHSRPPAADGDDGTEGRYAGGHGIYSDDGGHTWTLGFTSSNPNGSLNEDEATAVELHDGRLYFNCRCDSSDTLPGNRADAYSHDGGESLQLAYRPQATITTPVVHGATLTLPTGALLYSGPTHPNERAAMGLRVSHDAGVTWGLRRRITGLPAAYSALTLIDPLTVGLLYETGDWSPYKRIEFVRIPLTDLGL, from the coding sequence ATGACGTCCGTCCCCTTCACCGCCGGTACGGGCGGCTACCACACGTACCGCATACCAGCCCTGGCCCTCACCCGGGCCGGAACGCTGCTGGCGTTCGCCGAGGGCCGCGTCGCCAGCGCCTCGGACACCGGCAACATCGACATCGTCCTGCGCCGCAGCCACGACGGCGGCCACACCTGGAGCCCGCAGCAGGTCGTCACCGCACACGGCACCGACACCGCAGGCAACCCCACGGTTGTGGTCGATCCGGCGTCCGGGGATGTCGTGTTGCTGTCGTGCCGCAACGGCGGCTCCGACACCTGGGCGGAGATCCGAACCGGCGCCGCACCAGCCCGACGTGTCTACGTTCAGCGGTCGCCCGACGAAGGCGCCACATGGTCGGCACCAGTGGAGATCACCGCGCAGGTGCGGCCGGACTGGATGCGCTGGTACGCAACCGGCCCCGGCGCCGGCGTCGCCCTCTCGGCAGGCCCGCACGCGGGCCGCCTGGTCGTGCCGTGCAACCACTCCCGGCCTCCCGCCGCCGATGGTGATGACGGCACTGAGGGCCGGTACGCCGGGGGCCACGGCATCTACTCCGACGACGGCGGCCACACCTGGACGCTCGGCTTCACCTCGTCCAACCCCAACGGGTCGCTGAACGAAGACGAGGCCACGGCCGTCGAACTGCACGACGGGCGCCTCTACTTCAACTGCCGCTGCGACAGCAGCGACACACTGCCGGGCAACCGGGCCGACGCCTACAGCCACGACGGTGGCGAAAGCCTGCAACTCGCCTACCGGCCGCAGGCCACCATCACCACCCCCGTGGTGCACGGCGCCACTCTCACCCTGCCGACCGGAGCACTGCTGTACTCCGGGCCCACGCATCCCAACGAGCGTGCCGCGATGGGGCTACGGGTGAGCCACGACGCAGGCGTCACCTGGGGGCTGCGCCGCCGCATCACCGGGCTGCCTGCCGCATACAGCGCGCTGACGCTCATCGACCCCCTCACGGTGGGCCTGCTGTACGAGACCGGCGACTGGTCGCCGTACAAGCGCATCGAATTCGTGCGCATCCCGCTCACAGACCTCGGGCTCTGA
- a CDS encoding N-acetylmuramoyl-L-alanine amidase: MATPMTAAAFTQALLDEGVHVVEVGDWETHNRNHMGPWGPTHGVMIHHTVTSGSERTVEICRKGYSGLPGPLCHGVITKDGKVHLVGWGRANHAGLGDPDVLTAVRAESALPTDNEATTDGNRHFYGFECENLGDGRDPWPDEQLAAIEKVSAAICRVHSWSAARVIRHLDWQPGKVDPRGIDWTLMRERIAKRLGEKPSVPTLPKPTLPVVDLSKLVAAARSNPPAEGTPITYSGVKVVEAALVDAGLLAKRYSDGHFGRITIEAYAKWQRKCGYSGAAADGIPGRASLERLGARYRFTVVA, from the coding sequence ATGGCTACACCCATGACCGCTGCTGCGTTCACCCAGGCGCTCCTTGACGAGGGCGTCCACGTCGTCGAGGTCGGCGACTGGGAAACCCACAACCGCAACCACATGGGTCCGTGGGGGCCCACGCACGGGGTAATGATCCACCACACCGTGACCTCCGGCAGCGAGCGCACGGTAGAGATCTGCCGGAAGGGCTACAGCGGTCTGCCCGGCCCGCTCTGCCACGGGGTGATTACCAAGGACGGCAAGGTGCACCTCGTCGGATGGGGGCGGGCGAACCACGCTGGCCTCGGCGACCCCGACGTCCTCACAGCAGTGCGCGCCGAGTCGGCGCTGCCGACCGACAACGAGGCGACCACGGATGGCAACCGGCACTTCTACGGCTTCGAGTGCGAGAACCTCGGCGACGGGCGCGATCCGTGGCCGGACGAGCAGTTGGCGGCGATCGAGAAGGTGAGCGCTGCGATCTGCCGGGTGCACAGCTGGTCGGCCGCTCGGGTGATCCGGCATCTGGATTGGCAGCCGGGCAAGGTCGACCCACGAGGGATCGACTGGACGCTGATGCGGGAGCGGATCGCGAAACGGCTCGGCGAGAAGCCGTCCGTGCCGACACTGCCGAAGCCCACCCTGCCGGTAGTGGACCTGTCCAAGCTCGTGGCGGCGGCCCGATCGAATCCGCCCGCCGAAGGCACGCCGATCACATACAGCGGTGTGAAGGTCGTCGAGGCGGCGCTCGTTGACGCTGGGCTCCTCGCGAAGCGGTACAGCGACGGCCACTTCGGGCGCATCACCATCGAGGCCTACGCCAAGTGGCAGCGGAAATGCGGCTACTCCGGTGCTGCCGCCGACGGCATCCCCGGCCGCGCCAGCCTCGAACGCCTCGGCGCCCGGTACAGATTCACCGTCGTCGCCTGA
- a CDS encoding recombinase family protein: protein MTTTPRTPALRLVMLLRVSTAGQLDGYGLEAQEKDCRKWARTAGSALGGVRIVKVCTDGGITGKASDDERPGLHEALSLVAAGDADGILAPNLDRVARELTVQEATLSVVWAHGGRVFTVDHGEHIPDDDDDPMRTFVRQVMGAAAQLERGLITKRLRNGRKTKAAAGGYAYGAPAYGQRASDKVLTVDDDEATVLEQMRAWQAEGVSIRGICDRLNAAEIPSKRGGKWHPTTVARLLNPDARAAAREQAAHARAAEREQIKRQRAERLLSRLT from the coding sequence ATGACGACGACTCCCCGAACTCCCGCTCTCCGACTCGTGATGCTGCTCCGCGTCTCCACCGCCGGACAGCTCGACGGCTACGGCCTCGAGGCACAGGAGAAGGACTGCCGGAAGTGGGCGCGCACTGCCGGCTCCGCGCTCGGCGGCGTGCGAATCGTCAAGGTGTGCACCGATGGCGGGATCACCGGCAAGGCATCCGACGACGAGCGCCCCGGGCTGCACGAAGCGCTCTCGCTCGTGGCGGCCGGTGACGCTGACGGCATCCTGGCGCCGAACCTCGACCGGGTGGCCCGTGAGCTGACCGTGCAGGAGGCGACGCTCAGCGTGGTGTGGGCGCACGGAGGCCGCGTGTTCACCGTCGACCATGGCGAGCACATCCCCGACGACGACGACGACCCGATGCGCACCTTCGTCCGTCAGGTCATGGGAGCAGCCGCTCAGCTCGAGCGCGGACTCATCACCAAGCGACTCCGCAACGGGCGCAAGACCAAAGCGGCCGCCGGCGGGTACGCCTACGGAGCCCCTGCCTACGGGCAGCGTGCCTCCGACAAAGTGCTGACCGTCGACGACGACGAAGCCACCGTGCTCGAACAGATGCGCGCATGGCAGGCAGAGGGCGTGTCCATCCGGGGTATCTGCGACCGGCTCAACGCCGCCGAGATCCCCTCCAAGCGCGGCGGGAAGTGGCACCCAACCACCGTGGCCCGACTCCTCAACCCTGACGCACGAGCAGCCGCACGCGAGCAGGCGGCACACGCACGAGCGGCCGAGCGCGAGCAGATCAAGCGACAGCGCGCCGAACGGCTGCTCTCCCGGCTCACCTGA
- a CDS encoding winged helix-turn-helix domain-containing protein yields MRWEPEKARWRQVFDVMRERIVDGTYAPGGRLPSAMAICDEFEISQVTAKRVLKELREAGLAAMYPGVGTFVTELPQPPGEG; encoded by the coding sequence ATGAGGTGGGAGCCGGAAAAGGCGAGGTGGCGACAGGTGTTCGACGTGATGCGGGAGCGGATCGTCGATGGCACCTACGCGCCCGGGGGCAGGCTGCCGTCCGCAATGGCGATCTGCGACGAGTTCGAGATCAGCCAGGTGACCGCGAAGCGCGTACTGAAGGAGCTGCGGGAGGCCGGGCTGGCGGCCATGTACCCCGGTGTGGGGACGTTCGTCACCGAGTTGCCACAGCCGCCAGGCGAGGGCTGA
- a CDS encoding GntR family transcriptional regulator, with amino-acid sequence MSEARFRRIAADIRRRIDAGEWTPGETLPSRARMAAAYHVHPQTIRLAYELLRRGGILEGEERRNVYVAHAPAMRTLTAPDADWPFSSETTDTRPQHATAGLAGRLNVRVGATLHHETVECLDPGGRSAMLVSSWWRGERRPHASFEAELGCTELTQEQAHALGLLVDAVAFRVVRTRFDHDGRPLETADLILPMDRWLIRLTPTP; translated from the coding sequence ATGTCAGAAGCGCGCTTCCGCCGCATCGCAGCTGACATCCGCCGCCGCATCGACGCCGGCGAATGGACCCCCGGCGAAACGCTCCCCTCCCGCGCCCGTATGGCCGCCGCCTACCACGTACACCCGCAGACCATTCGGCTCGCCTACGAACTGCTGCGCCGCGGCGGCATCCTGGAGGGCGAGGAGCGCAGAAACGTCTACGTCGCGCATGCTCCTGCCATGCGCACCCTCACAGCCCCGGACGCCGACTGGCCCTTCTCCAGCGAGACCACTGACACCCGCCCCCAGCACGCCACCGCGGGACTCGCCGGCCGACTCAACGTCCGCGTGGGCGCGACGCTGCACCACGAGACCGTGGAATGCCTGGACCCCGGCGGCAGGTCCGCGATGCTGGTGTCTTCATGGTGGCGCGGCGAGCGTCGGCCGCACGCCTCGTTCGAAGCGGAACTGGGATGCACCGAACTGACGCAGGAGCAGGCGCACGCACTGGGTCTGCTCGTGGATGCCGTTGCGTTCCGCGTGGTACGCACTCGTTTCGACCATGACGGTCGCCCCCTTGAGACAGCGGACCTGATCCTTCCCATGGATCGCTGGCTGATCCGACTGACGCCCACCCCGTAG
- a CDS encoding TetR/AcrR family transcriptional regulator — MTSVEEPARPNGRLRDAARTKAEILDVATREFARSGFAGARVDEIADRTRTTKRMIYYYFGGKEQLFTAVLERAYGVIREAEQALDVEHLDPVAAIRRLAELTFDHHEEHPDFIRLVSIENIHEAEHIAASEKLGKIGSPALDVIRRILESGQKSGLFTADVDAVDLHVMISSFCFFRVSNRHTFGALFGRDLVDPGRRAHYRQMLGDMVIAYLTADRAAD, encoded by the coding sequence ATGACCAGCGTCGAAGAACCGGCACGGCCCAACGGGCGACTTCGCGACGCGGCCCGCACCAAGGCCGAGATCCTCGACGTCGCGACGAGGGAGTTCGCCCGCTCCGGGTTCGCCGGGGCCCGGGTCGACGAGATCGCCGACCGGACCCGCACCACGAAGCGGATGATCTACTACTACTTCGGCGGCAAGGAGCAGCTGTTCACCGCCGTACTGGAGCGGGCGTACGGCGTGATCCGCGAGGCGGAGCAGGCGCTGGACGTCGAGCATCTGGACCCGGTCGCGGCCATCCGGCGGCTGGCCGAGCTGACTTTCGACCACCACGAGGAACACCCGGACTTCATCCGGCTGGTCAGCATCGAGAACATCCACGAGGCCGAGCACATCGCCGCCTCCGAGAAGCTCGGCAAGATCGGCTCGCCGGCCCTGGACGTGATCCGCCGCATCCTGGAGTCGGGGCAGAAGTCCGGCCTGTTCACGGCCGACGTCGACGCCGTCGATCTGCACGTGATGATCAGTTCCTTCTGCTTCTTCCGGGTCTCCAACCGGCACACCTTCGGCGCCCTCTTCGGCCGCGACCTGGTCGATCCCGGTCGGCGCGCGCACTACCGCCAGATGCTCGGCGACATGGTCATCGCCTATCTGACGGCGGACCGCGCGGCGGACTGA
- a CDS encoding shikimate dehydrogenase, with amino-acid sequence MAKDSYLVGLIGSGIGPSLSPALHEREADRQGLRYLYRLIDIDDLGVAPEAVGDLVRAARDLGFDGLNITHPCKQLVIEHLDGLAPQAAALGAVNTVVFEDGRAIGHNTDVTGFAASFARGLPDAPLENVVQLGAGGAGAAVAHAMLTLGAERITVVDAMPDRATDLAAGLNRHVGAGRAVAATPDALPGLLGRADGVVHATPTGMAAHPGLPLAAELLRPELWVAEVVYRPLETELLRAARAVGCATLDGGGMAVFQAVDAFRLFTGREPDASRMLADIAELAGVSGVRS; translated from the coding sequence GTGGCCAAGGACTCGTATCTCGTCGGCCTTATCGGCTCCGGTATCGGGCCCTCGCTCAGCCCCGCCCTGCACGAGCGGGAGGCCGACCGGCAGGGCCTGCGCTATCTGTACCGACTGATCGACATCGACGACCTCGGTGTCGCCCCGGAGGCGGTGGGCGACCTCGTGCGCGCCGCCCGTGACCTGGGCTTCGACGGGCTGAACATCACCCACCCGTGCAAGCAGCTCGTCATCGAGCACCTCGACGGGCTCGCCCCGCAGGCCGCCGCGCTCGGCGCGGTCAACACCGTCGTCTTCGAGGACGGCCGGGCCATCGGCCACAACACGGACGTCACCGGCTTCGCGGCGTCCTTCGCCCGCGGCCTGCCGGACGCTCCGCTGGAGAACGTGGTGCAGCTGGGGGCCGGAGGTGCGGGGGCGGCTGTCGCCCATGCCATGCTCACGCTCGGTGCGGAGCGGATCACTGTCGTGGATGCGATGCCGGATCGGGCGACCGATCTTGCGGCGGGGCTCAACCGGCACGTGGGCGCCGGCCGCGCGGTTGCCGCGACTCCGGATGCGTTGCCGGGGTTGCTGGGGCGGGCCGATGGTGTTGTTCATGCGACGCCCACCGGGATGGCGGCACATCCGGGGCTGCCCCTTGCCGCCGAGTTGCTGCGGCCCGAGTTGTGGGTGGCCGAGGTGGTGTATCGGCCGCTGGAGACTGAGCTGCTGCGGGCTGCTCGGGCGGTGGGGTGTGCCACGTTGGACGGGGGCGGGATGGCTGTGTTTCAGGCTGTGGATGCGTTTCGGCTTTTTACCGGGCGGGAGCCGGACGCTTCGCGGATGTTGGCCGACATCGCGGAGTTGGCCGGTGTCTCGGGGGTCCGTAGCTGA
- a CDS encoding bifunctional sugar phosphate isomerase/epimerase/4-hydroxyphenylpyruvate dioxygenase family protein, with translation MRTSIATVSLSGSLTEKLTAASRAGFDGVEIFENDLLASPLTPEEIRARCADLGLSIDLYQPMRDIEAVPEDEFKRNLRRARHKFELMRRLGADTVLVCSSVHPLAEDNDALAAHHLRQLAALAQDFGIRVAYEALAWGRHVSTYDHAWRIVEAADHPALGTCLDSFHILARGSDPKGIEDIPGEKIFFLQLADAPLMAMDVLQWSRHYRCFPGQGGFDVAGLVKHVFAAGYDGPLSLEVFNDVFRQAEAGPTAVDAHRSLLVLQESAGLAALPEPVVPTGVAFAELVTPDADPVGALLRALGFARTARHRSKPVDLWQQGEARVLVNTGPAARRDGTQLAAIGLESPDPAGAARRAESLLAPVLPRRRAPEDVALEAVAAPDGTELFFCATDRPELTSWTHDFEPLDHREPARHVHRVDHLALTQPWHQFDEAALFHRTVLGLSTCDSVDVADPYGLFRSRPVTNADGSVRIALSVGPAPTDDTVRAQHIAFTTDDVVAAARAFRAAGGRLLAVPTNYYDDLAARFEFADGELETYRELGILYDRDADGDFRHCYTETVGRVFFELVQRDGGYSGYGAQNAPVRLAAQHVGRPPR, from the coding sequence ATGCGTACCTCCATCGCCACGGTCTCCCTCAGCGGATCCCTCACCGAGAAGCTCACCGCCGCCTCGAGGGCGGGGTTCGACGGGGTCGAGATCTTCGAGAATGATCTGCTGGCCAGTCCTCTCACCCCTGAGGAGATCCGCGCCCGTTGCGCCGACCTCGGGCTGAGCATCGACCTCTACCAGCCGATGCGCGACATCGAGGCCGTGCCGGAGGACGAGTTCAAGCGGAATCTGCGCCGTGCGCGGCACAAGTTCGAGTTGATGCGGCGGCTTGGCGCTGACACCGTGCTCGTGTGCTCCAGTGTTCATCCGCTCGCCGAGGACAACGACGCCCTCGCCGCCCACCATCTGCGCCAACTCGCCGCTCTCGCACAGGATTTCGGGATTCGGGTGGCGTACGAGGCGTTGGCGTGGGGGCGGCATGTCAGTACGTACGACCATGCCTGGCGGATCGTCGAGGCCGCTGATCATCCCGCGCTCGGGACCTGCCTCGACAGTTTCCACATCCTCGCCCGGGGATCCGATCCCAAGGGCATCGAGGACATCCCGGGCGAGAAGATCTTCTTTCTGCAGCTGGCCGACGCGCCGCTGATGGCAATGGATGTGCTGCAGTGGAGTCGGCACTATCGCTGTTTCCCGGGGCAGGGCGGGTTCGATGTCGCGGGGCTCGTCAAGCATGTGTTCGCGGCCGGCTATGACGGGCCGCTCTCCCTGGAGGTCTTCAACGACGTCTTCCGGCAGGCCGAGGCCGGCCCCACCGCCGTGGACGCCCATCGTTCGCTGCTGGTGCTTCAGGAGTCGGCGGGCCTCGCCGCGCTGCCGGAGCCGGTCGTGCCCACGGGCGTGGCCTTCGCCGAGCTCGTCACTCCCGACGCCGACCCGGTGGGTGCGCTGCTCAGGGCGCTCGGGTTCGCCCGTACCGCCCGTCACCGCAGCAAGCCGGTCGATCTCTGGCAGCAGGGGGAGGCCCGGGTCCTGGTCAACACCGGTCCCGCCGCCCGGCGTGACGGTACCCAGCTCGCCGCGATCGGCCTGGAGTCGCCGGACCCGGCCGGTGCCGCCCGTCGCGCCGAGTCCCTGCTCGCCCCGGTGCTGCCGCGTCGTCGCGCCCCCGAGGACGTCGCCCTCGAGGCGGTGGCCGCTCCCGACGGCACCGAGCTGTTCTTCTGCGCCACCGACCGGCCCGAACTCACCAGCTGGACACATGACTTCGAACCACTGGACCACCGCGAGCCCGCGCGGCACGTCCACCGCGTCGACCATCTCGCGCTGACCCAGCCCTGGCATCAGTTCGACGAGGCGGCCCTCTTCCACCGCACCGTGCTGGGCCTTTCCACGTGTGACAGCGTGGACGTCGCCGACCCCTACGGGCTGTTCCGCAGCCGGCCGGTGACCAACGCCGACGGCAGCGTCCGTATCGCCCTCAGCGTGGGGCCCGCCCCGACCGACGACACGGTCCGCGCCCAGCACATCGCCTTCACCACGGACGACGTGGTCGCCGCCGCGCGGGCCTTCCGTGCGGCCGGCGGGCGCCTGCTCGCGGTTCCCACCAACTACTACGACGACCTGGCCGCACGGTTCGAGTTCGCGGACGGCGAGCTGGAGACGTACCGCGAACTCGGCATCCTCTACGACCGTGACGCGGACGGCGACTTCCGCCACTGCTACACCGAGACCGTCGGGCGGGTCTTCTTCGAACTCGTCCAGCGGGACGGCGGCTACAGCGGGTACGGCGCGCAGAACGCCCCCGTGCGGCTCGCCGCCCAGCACGTCGGGCGGCCGCCACGCTGA